Below is a window of Sulfurisphaera ohwakuensis DNA.
AACTGGTGGTTATAGTGCTATATTTCCTGCTCCTCCATATCAAGGACTTAAAGGATATAGGATTACCCCAGATATAGTTGCTGATGCAAATCCATATTCTGGAGTACCTATAGTTTACTACTATAATACTACATACCTTGTTGGAGGAACTTCTTTAGCTACTCCTATAGTGGCTGGAATTATAGCTTTAGCTAATCAAGTTCATGGAAGGCTTGGTTTTATTAATCCTTTAATTTACGCTTTAAATGGAACTAAAGCTATTGTTCCAATTAATGTAGGATATAATACTCCATATGAAGCTAATGAAAGTCTAAATCCTGTCACTGGATTAGGATATATTAATGCAGGTTACTTCGTTAACCTATTGAAGAAACCTTCGATTTCATTATCATTAGCTGTTCAAAATACTACATATTTACCAAACCAAGAAATTCAAGTTGTAGCTTATCTTAAAGGAATTTCATCATATCCGTCGAGTATAACCGCATATGTGTATAACGGGACATCAATAGTATCTTCCTTTCCTCTTATTTATAACGGTTCTGCTTATGTTGGAAAGATTAGCATAAGCAAATCTGGTGTATATGAAATCTATGCAAGTTATGATAATACTTACGGTTTTACATATATTATTGTAGGTTATCAAGCAGTTTTTATATTTCCGATAGTTGCAATCTATCCTGTACCGACTAGCATACCAGTATTAGTTATGATAACTTATCCTAATGGTACTTTAGTCTCTTCATATAACTCTACTACTTTACTAGTCTATAAGGAGAATCAAATAGATGGTTCATTATCTCAGGTAACTAGTGCCCGTTTAAATAATTTACCAGTAATAAATATTTCTCAGTTAGGCATATCAATTAAATTTAAATCTGGAATATTAGAAGGTTATGTAAACTTAACGAGTAGTAAGTTCGGAGGAGTTTATGTTTTATCTGTTAACAATACCATAGGACTAGATGAAATAGTCCTAGGGATGTACGTTGTACCAGCAGTTATTCCTAATTCCTTTACAGAACCTACTTCTATTTATACCGGAGAAAATATAACGATTGAAGTATTAGTTGAAAGTTTAGGATTGCCTAACATAACTGTATCATTTATTAAAGATGGAAAAGTTTATTACAGCACGCAAATTAATTCCATCCTTTATAATGGCGCTCCATATTATATTGCGCAAATATCTGTACCGAATTTGCCTCCGGGATATTATACTATTGAGGCATACGCTGACTATAGTAATGGGTCTTATATGACTTATGGTACTGGATATACACAAATTTATGTTAGTAGTCAAAAACTGATTTTGAATGCGTCAATAAGCTCTGTAGCTTTTGAAAATAGCAGTGTAATCGTAAAAGCCAAAATATATTATCCTAATGGAACTCCTGTAGAGTTTGGTATATTTAGCGCTATATTTGTTCCTAGTTATCTTATGGGTCAGCTAGACAATTTAGAGATTTCATACTCAGTAAGTTTAAGTTATAAGAATGGTGAATGGATAGGTAATTTCACAATCCCAGAGGGGAGTTATGACAATTCTGGGTTAACTATAGACGAACTAGCCGGAGTATGGAATGTATATCTTGTCGGTATATCATCAAATGGAATTCCATTACCTTTTAATTCAAGTTTGAATTATAATACACTAAATATAGAGCCAACATTTACTGGCTTATCATTCTTAGTTTTGCCATATAATTATGTTCCGCAATTTAATGGGAATTATGCATATCATATTTATACACCCAAAGCAATAATTGAAAATAAGACTGTGATATTAATCGATTCTATAATAGAAAATTTAACTGCAATAAATTCTGTAATATATTCTTATAATACTCAAATATATCATGCCACTTTAATTAATTCTAAACTAGAGAATATAACAAAGATCTCAGCTAATGTACAAAATGTAGAAGTCGTAAACTCTACTAATATTACTAGTCCAATAATTACCTCAACTGAAAGTAATACTACTGTTAGTCTACTGAATTATGGTTACGCATTCATTATAGAATTTATTATAGCTATTGTAATTAATGCCATTGTGATTACATTATTCGTTATTACTGATAGAAATAAAAGATAGTTAACATTTATTTTACATCTGTTATAATTCCCATCCAAGCGTTTTCATCATAAATTAAATATTCTACTTCCAAGTAAACTTTTTTTGTTGAGTGTTTTGTCTTTATTTTTAATGGGTAAATAAAATAGTAAACATCTCCTTCTACTTCTTTTTTAGCTCTTTCAGGAAATTCTACCTCATATCCATAACTTTCAATTATTTCTTGAATCTTAGTGGTTAGTTTTGCAACTATCTCCTTTAATGATTCTCCGTAAATTGGTTCGAAAGTTAAAGCTTTCAACTCTTTCTTTAAAGTAACGATACTTTCTGATGTTCTTTTGCGTACTTTTTGCTTTGGTTTATGCTTTTCCACAAATAAAAGATGTGAAATAATGCTTTAAAAAGAATTGTGTTAAACGTAGTACTCACTAATACTTCGTCTAATTCCCCATCCATCATCATATAATTCTTCCAAACCTTTTTCTATC
It encodes the following:
- a CDS encoding S8 family serine peptidase; the protein is MWSLLFLILIISSSLALPLYLQPQVSSQIPSNQLVNVAIVLPPKNLGLLQIYVQQHKIVNQSQLISLFIPNATINKIVSILKYNGINPQVTLNVISFQAKAGVIEKLFNGEFVTTTILGKKIYYFVSEGSYSFPGIVLATNLTSLFLSKPNNLINITQAVAYNMVTPTEIQKAYNITYLLNKGINGSGVNIGILDFDGDPYIYQQLQDFDSIYGLPNPPLFKIVPIGPYNPNDGIASGWALEISLDVEYAHAAAPDAGIILYVANPSISIPQAIAYIDQQDEVNVVSQSWGIPEIYFLLGLLPMSYLQAMIYEYWLGEAEGITFIAASGDAGGNGYNFFLSPLGSTIVPSSIPYVLSVGGSTLYIAGNESYQTAWSGESIFGSTTGGYSAIFPAPPYQGLKGYRITPDIVADANPYSGVPIVYYYNTTYLVGGTSLATPIVAGIIALANQVHGRLGFINPLIYALNGTKAIVPINVGYNTPYEANESLNPVTGLGYINAGYFVNLLKKPSISLSLAVQNTTYLPNQEIQVVAYLKGISSYPSSITAYVYNGTSIVSSFPLIYNGSAYVGKISISKSGVYEIYASYDNTYGFTYIIVGYQAVFIFPIVAIYPVPTSIPVLVMITYPNGTLVSSYNSTTLLVYKENQIDGSLSQVTSARLNNLPVINISQLGISIKFKSGILEGYVNLTSSKFGGVYVLSVNNTIGLDEIVLGMYVVPAVIPNSFTEPTSIYTGENITIEVLVESLGLPNITVSFIKDGKVYYSTQINSILYNGAPYYIAQISVPNLPPGYYTIEAYADYSNGSYMTYGTGYTQIYVSSQKLILNASISSVAFENSSVIVKAKIYYPNGTPVEFGIFSAIFVPSYLMGQLDNLEISYSVSLSYKNGEWIGNFTIPEGSYDNSGLTIDELAGVWNVYLVGISSNGIPLPFNSSLNYNTLNIEPTFTGLSFLVLPYNYVPQFNGNYAYHIYTPKAIIENKTVILIDSIIENLTAINSVIYSYNTQIYHATLINSKLENITKISANVQNVEVVNSTNITSPIITSTESNTTVSLLNYGYAFIIEFIIAIVINAIVITLFVITDRNKR